CATCATTTCCGAAAAGCTCCACCCGGTAAGGTTTTTCATTTCCGAAAGAATAGATATCGAGAATACCGCCGCGCAGCGCGAACTGGCCTGGCTCGTACACGAAATCCGTTCTATCGAAACCATAACCAACCAGTTTATCCATGAGCCCCACGAGGTCCAGTGTATCACCGGATTTGATGTAGATGATATTCCCGCTGAGTGTATTGGGCAGTACTACTTTCTCGAAGAGCGCTTCAGGATAGGTGATGAGCATCCCGGCCCTGCCTTGAGATTGAGCAGCGAAACGTGTAAGCGCTTCCGTGCGCAACATCACATGCGAGGGATTCAGCAACCGGAAATTCTTCCTGTTCTTGAAAGAAGAAGGGAAGAAATAAAGATTGAGTGCATTGGTCAGGTTCTCCAGTGAATTATGGAGGTAAGCCGCTTTTTCGGCATCTTCACAAACCACAAGGTGGTTCAACTGGCTGGATGCGGGATTTTGAAAGATGGTGCTGATCACAAAACTGGCAGCACTGCCGCGAAGATTCTCACAATGGATGCGTTGGGGCCGGGCAAAAGAGAGCTTGTCCGCCAATTGAAAAAGGCGGGGGTCTTTTTTAAACGCATCGAGCAACGACTGCAAATTCATAACTGCGGATGCAAAGGTACGAAAAAGGTATGGACTATCACAGTGTGTTGCAGGAGTCGGGTAGCTGGGGAACACACTGAAATTTTGTATATTTAGAAAAACACGATTGCATGGTACAGCCCTGGCGAACCGGTAAGGTCATCCGCATAGTGAATGAAACCAACAGTACGCGTCGTTTCTGGATCCAGGTCCCTGAGTTGGAGTCATTCGATTTTGAGCCCGGACAGTTTGTTACACTGGATCTTCCCATACATGAGAAGCCCAATAAACGCTGGCGTTCTTATTCCATCGCCTCCTGGCCGGATGGCAGCAATATTTTTGAATTACTGATCGTATTACTGGAAGGCGGAGCTGGCACCACCTGGCTGTTCAATGAAGTTCGGGAAGGCCATGAACTTACTTTCCGGGGTCCGCAAGGCGTATTCACGTTGCCGGATGTGATTGACCGGGATCTCTTCTTCATCTGCACCGGCACGGGCATTGCTCCTTTCAGAAGCATGTGCCATCATCTCAAAAGACACAAGATCCCGCACCAGCGGCTATACCTGTTGTTCGGATGCCGGAAATTCGGGGATACCCTCTACGAGCAGGAAATGAGGGAACTGGAAAAAGAGCTTCCTGCTTTCCAATACCTGCCTACCTATTCCCGGGAAGAGCCAGGGAACAGCCATTGCACCGGTT
This portion of the Pseudobacter ginsenosidimutans genome encodes:
- a CDS encoding ferredoxin--NADP reductase, which codes for MVQPWRTGKVIRIVNETNSTRRFWIQVPELESFDFEPGQFVTLDLPIHEKPNKRWRSYSIASWPDGSNIFELLIVLLEGGAGTTWLFNEVREGHELTFRGPQGVFTLPDVIDRDLFFICTGTGIAPFRSMCHHLKRHKIPHQRLYLLFGCRKFGDTLYEQEMRELEKELPAFQYLPTYSREEPGNSHCTGYVHTIYEEICNNNRTPSIENVGDLAVKPAWFYLCGWKNMIDEAKQRIQSLGYDRKSIHQELYG